Proteins encoded together in one Salvelinus namaycush isolate Seneca chromosome 26, SaNama_1.0, whole genome shotgun sequence window:
- the LOC120020899 gene encoding barH-like 1 homeobox protein yields the protein MEASTNGSSFGIDSLLSHRPGSPVMSKGDSLVGECRSPLEFSPRSDLESGCSSPRSPRRECVDEASQRQVHAIGLPLHLQQGQISAGSQPRTVTSSFLIRDILADCKPLAACAPYSSNGLPTQETGRLASKLAEDFMDKIHSNSSSDSEYRVKEEGGREISSSRDSPHHIRLKKPRKARTAFTDHQLAQLERSFERQKYLSVQDRMELAASLNLTDTQVKTWYQNRRTKWKRQTAVGLELLAEAGNYSALQRMFPSPYFYPQSLMSNLDPGAALYLYRGPSAPPPALQRPLVPRILLHGLQGGSEPPPLPLLSGVLPRPTQQR from the exons ATGGAGGCATCCACCAATGGGTCCAGCTTTGGGATCGACTCTTTACTTTCCCACAGACCTGGAAGTCCGGTCATGTCGAAAGGGGACAGTTTGGTGGGAGAGTGCCGGTCACCGTTGGAGTTCAGCCCGAGGTCAGACCTAGAGAGCGGCTGCTCCTCTCCCCGGTCGCCGAGGAGGGAGTGTGTGGATGAGGCATCGCAGAGGCAAGTTCACGCTATCGGGCTGCCGCTTCATCTCCAACAAGGACAGATCTCCGCCGGGTCACAGCCGCGGACCGTCACCTCCTCCTTTCTGATCAGAGATATTCTAGCTGACTGCAAACCGCTGGCCGCCTGCGCCCCATACTCCAGTAATGGCCTGCCAACTCAAGAAACGGGGCGACTTGCCTCCAAGCTCGCAGAGGACTTCATGGACAAAATCCATAGCAACTCGTCGTCAGACAGCGAATACAGAG TGAAAGAGGAAGGAGGCCGAGAGATCTCGAGTAGTAGGGACAGTCCGCATCACATTCGGCTGAAGAAACCCAGGAAGGCGCGAACAGCCTTCACCGACCACCAGCTGGCCCAGCTCGAGCGCAGCTTCGAACGGCAGAAGTACCTGAGCGTGCAAGACCGAATGGAGCTGGCCGCTTCCCTCAACCTCACAGACACACAGGTCAAAACCTGGTACCAGAACAGGAG AACAAAGTGGAAGAGGCAGACGGCGGTTGGACTGGAACTGTTAGCGGAGGCTGGAAATTACTCTGCTCTTCAGAGAATGTTTCCGTCGCCCTATTTCTACCCTCAAAGCCTGATGTCCAACCTGGACCCCGGAGCGGCGCTCTACCTATACAGAGGACCCTCGGCGCCTCCTCCCGCTCTGCAACGACCTCTCGTTCCGCGGATTCTTCTCCACGGTCTGCAGGGGGGTAGTGAACCACCCCCACTCCCCCTTCTCTCCGGTGTGCTTCCCCGGCCAACACAGCAGCGGTGA